The following are encoded in a window of Paenibacillus polymyxa genomic DNA:
- a CDS encoding NAD(P)H-dependent flavin oxidoreductase, whose amino-acid sequence MKNRITELLGIEYPIISAAMTWVTSAEFVAAVSNAGGMGVLGPNAGQTEKATSAEDMADRLTKEIRKVKALTNKPFAVNYIFPMGGATEDPFTNAVFDVLVKENVKNVIAIGQHVVDRELKRLKKHDIKVVYRDLSPTVEKLLEAEKSGVDALIVTGYEAGGHMSDYKISTLSLVPQITSLVKIPVIAAGGIIDGRGAKAALSMGAEGVYMGTRFIVTKENPASMETKKAIIKVKSEEFIEFKSGTGHLRTIPTEAGKKALELINQGKPAEAYKYYGEGFKIGMLDGDLVNGTVSVSESAGGIQQILTCQEVIDEIVKTIG is encoded by the coding sequence ATGAAAAACCGAATTACAGAACTACTGGGAATAGAGTATCCTATTATTTCAGCTGCTATGACATGGGTCACTTCCGCGGAATTTGTTGCAGCAGTTTCCAATGCAGGTGGAATGGGTGTGTTGGGGCCAAATGCTGGCCAAACGGAAAAAGCAACAAGTGCAGAGGATATGGCAGATCGACTAACGAAGGAAATTCGCAAGGTTAAAGCATTAACGAATAAACCATTTGCAGTAAACTACATTTTCCCAATGGGAGGGGCTACAGAAGACCCCTTTACTAATGCAGTTTTTGATGTATTGGTTAAAGAAAATGTCAAAAACGTTATTGCCATTGGACAACATGTGGTCGATCGTGAACTGAAACGACTTAAAAAACATGACATTAAGGTCGTTTACAGAGACTTAAGTCCAACTGTAGAGAAGCTTCTAGAAGCCGAGAAATCAGGAGTGGACGCACTCATCGTTACAGGTTATGAGGCTGGTGGTCATATGAGTGATTATAAAATTAGTACGCTTTCCCTTGTTCCACAAATCACTTCACTTGTAAAAATCCCTGTTATTGCTGCTGGAGGAATTATAGATGGTCGGGGAGCGAAAGCAGCACTATCTATGGGTGCAGAAGGTGTATATATGGGAACAAGGTTTATAGTGACCAAAGAAAATCCAGCTAGTATGGAAACAAAGAAAGCCATCATTAAGGTAAAAAGTGAAGAGTTTATTGAATTTAAATCAGGTACAGGACATTTGAGAACCATTCCTACAGAAGCGGGCAAAAAAGCGTTAGAACTCATTAATCAAGGAAAGCCTGCAGAAGCATACAAATATTATGGAGAAGGGTTCAAAATAGGAATGTTAGATGGGGATCTGGTTAATGGGACCGTTAGTGTATCCGAATCAGCTGGTGGTATTCAGCAAATTCTAACGTGTCAAGAAGTGATTGATGAAATTGTTAAAACCATCGGATGA
- a CDS encoding NtaA/DmoA family FMN-dependent monooxygenase (This protein belongs to a clade of FMN-dependent monooxygenases, within a broader family of flavin-dependent oxidoreductases, the luciferase-like monooxygenase (LMM) family, some of whose members use coenzyme F420 rather than FMN.): protein MEGRKLKIGGIIDGVGWNHTGWRHPAIPADASENIDYYVQKARQLEQGRFDLIFLADVSHIGPGMIPHYLSMFEGVSILSALSMVTHSIGLTATIATSYADPFTVARQIASLDKISKGRAGWNAITSNPGGLANYSRSHLRKADLYPMKKEFLEIVEGLWDSYEDDAFIRDKKSGVFYDPGKMHPLHYTGNYFSVEGPLNISRSRQGRPVVFQAGTSMEFMDIAAQHAEVIMAPGDQFEYLKRFTAELKRKVQNQGRSPNDLLIMPSHSPIVGETEKEALEKLREIESWMPKGYRLPKPQLMGAAENVAEKIEHWYQEGVMDVLLIRQDYPAGFEDFIKLVVPILQDKGIFRKEYEEDTLRGNLGLPYPENRYKK, encoded by the coding sequence ATGGAAGGAAGAAAGTTAAAAATAGGAGGGATTATTGATGGCGTTGGTTGGAATCACACGGGATGGAGACACCCCGCTATTCCAGCAGATGCCAGTGAAAATATTGATTACTACGTTCAAAAAGCCAGGCAACTTGAACAGGGAAGGTTCGACCTCATCTTTTTAGCAGACGTAAGTCATATTGGACCTGGCATGATACCACACTATCTAAGCATGTTTGAGGGCGTATCTATTTTGTCTGCATTGAGTATGGTGACTCATTCCATTGGCTTGACCGCAACAATAGCTACTTCATATGCTGATCCATTTACTGTTGCTAGACAAATAGCCTCACTCGACAAGATTAGCAAGGGCCGAGCAGGATGGAATGCGATTACCTCTAATCCGGGAGGGTTAGCCAATTACAGTCGGTCCCATTTAAGGAAAGCAGATCTTTATCCCATGAAAAAGGAGTTTTTAGAGATTGTTGAAGGCCTCTGGGATTCGTATGAAGACGATGCCTTTATACGTGACAAGAAAAGCGGAGTATTCTATGACCCTGGTAAGATGCATCCGCTGCATTATACCGGGAATTACTTTTCAGTGGAGGGACCATTAAATATCAGTCGATCCCGGCAAGGCAGACCGGTCGTCTTTCAAGCCGGAACTTCCATGGAATTCATGGATATAGCTGCACAGCATGCCGAAGTCATCATGGCTCCTGGAGATCAGTTTGAATATCTTAAGAGATTCACTGCTGAACTTAAAAGAAAAGTGCAAAATCAAGGACGTTCACCAAACGATCTACTGATTATGCCTTCACATAGCCCCATCGTTGGTGAAACGGAAAAAGAAGCCTTAGAAAAGCTAAGAGAAATCGAATCATGGATGCCTAAAGGTTATAGATTGCCAAAGCCTCAATTGATGGGAGCTGCGGAGAATGTTGCAGAAAAAATAGAACATTGGTATCAAGAAGGCGTCATGGATGTCTTGCTGATTAGACAAGATTATCCAGCAGGATTTGAGGACTTTATTAAATTGGTTGTACCCATATTGCAAGATAAAGGCATATTTCGAAAGGAATATGAGGAGGATACACTTCGGGGGAATTTAGGGCTACCTTACCCTGAAAATAGGTATAAGAAGTAA
- a CDS encoding glycoside hydrolase family 32 protein, producing the protein MNTYNNNTKQAEEALKQAEAKMNKRYRLGYHIMAPANWINDPNGLIQFKGEYHAFYQHHPYDENWGPMHWGHVKSKDLVHWEHCPIALVPGDACDLDGCFSGSAVDNNGELTLIYTGHHYIDQPNNIFFQNQNVAVSTDGIHFTKIRQNPVIAEPPIDSSQHFRDPKVWKHEDTWYMILGNSTKEDLPRVILYTSPDLRTWTYHGVLLQGDKNMGFMWECPDFFELNGKHIFMFSPQGIDAQGDKYNNLFQTGYYVGDYNYDSNEYKHGEFIELDNGHDFYAVQTFLDDQGRRIAIGWMDMWESDMPTKADGWCGAMTIPRLVTLGDNNKVLMNPVEEMKLLRQSKHILCQYGAISGSYFKEVEADLLELKVVFDLTKSSADMVGLKFRGTGREETVITYSIPEQKLMLNCSKSGKKTDGVRQTAFNAGGQLTLHVYLDRSSIEMFANEGQATMTSRIYPSEKLLGIEIITEGGEALVNELTYWKLKDVWQAE; encoded by the coding sequence ATGAACACATATAATAACAATACGAAGCAAGCTGAGGAAGCATTGAAACAGGCAGAAGCGAAAATGAACAAGCGGTACCGATTAGGTTATCATATTATGGCACCAGCAAACTGGATTAACGACCCAAATGGATTAATTCAATTTAAAGGTGAATATCACGCCTTCTATCAGCATCATCCTTATGATGAGAACTGGGGTCCAATGCATTGGGGTCACGTGAAGAGTAAAGACCTTGTACATTGGGAGCATTGTCCGATTGCATTAGTACCTGGAGATGCGTGTGATCTTGATGGCTGCTTCTCAGGAAGCGCAGTAGATAATAACGGCGAACTGACATTGATCTATACTGGCCATCACTATATTGATCAACCAAACAATATCTTTTTCCAAAATCAAAATGTGGCAGTAAGCACAGATGGTATTCATTTTACAAAAATAAGGCAGAATCCCGTAATCGCTGAACCTCCGATAGATAGCTCCCAGCATTTCCGTGATCCGAAGGTATGGAAGCATGAGGATACATGGTACATGATCCTAGGTAACAGCACGAAAGAAGATCTGCCGCGTGTTATTCTATATACATCTCCTGACCTTAGAACTTGGACCTATCATGGTGTGCTTCTGCAGGGAGATAAGAATATGGGCTTCATGTGGGAGTGCCCTGATTTCTTTGAACTGAACGGTAAGCATATATTTATGTTCTCCCCACAAGGTATTGATGCGCAGGGAGATAAGTACAATAACTTGTTCCAGACGGGATATTATGTTGGCGATTATAATTATGATAGTAATGAATATAAGCATGGAGAGTTCATCGAGTTGGATAATGGTCATGACTTCTATGCGGTTCAAACTTTTCTAGATGATCAAGGTCGCCGCATTGCGATTGGTTGGATGGATATGTGGGAATCGGATATGCCGACGAAAGCAGACGGCTGGTGTGGAGCAATGACGATCCCGCGTTTAGTTACGTTGGGTGACAATAATAAAGTACTGATGAATCCAGTAGAAGAAATGAAGTTGCTTCGTCAAAGTAAACATATTTTGTGTCAATATGGCGCCATTTCTGGAAGTTACTTCAAGGAAGTTGAAGCCGACCTGCTTGAACTTAAGGTAGTGTTCGACCTCACGAAGTCAAGTGCAGACATGGTAGGCTTGAAGTTTCGTGGAACAGGTCGAGAAGAAACGGTTATCACATATTCTATTCCGGAGCAGAAACTTATGCTTAATTGTTCTAAATCAGGTAAGAAGACAGATGGAGTACGTCAAACAGCCTTCAATGCTGGGGGGCAGCTGACATTGCATGTATATCTGGATCGCTCATCCATTGAAATGTTTGCGAATGAAGGACAAGCTACGATGACAAGTCGCATCTATCCGAGTGAGAAATTGCTAGGCATAGAAATCATAACGGAGGGTGGAGAGGCTCTAGTAAATGAATTGACCTATTGGAAATTGAAAGATGTATGGCAAGCTGAATAA
- a CDS encoding IS1182 family transposase (programmed frameshift), translated as MLRSHRDKQQSFELVSLEELVPQDHLLRKVDKYIDFSFIHEKVSPLYCADNGRPAIDPTVLFKMIFLGYFYGIRSERQLEREIQTNLAYRWFLGLGLTDKVPDHTTISWNRRTRFKDTTIFQDIFDEIVLQAISHRMVGGRVLVTDSTHVKANANKHQYTKERVLQNTKDYMDELNVAVKEDRRNHGKKPLKSREEVNEEKEVKVSKTDPDSGYMIRDGKPEGFFYLDHRTVDMKYNLITDVHVTAGNVHYSVPYLSRLDRQRERFGFQVEAVALDSGYLTTPICRGLQNRKIFAVIAHRRFHPRQGLFPKWKFEYDAKCNVYRCPAQQELPYRTTDRKGYRQYASDPVQCRHCPLLDRCTQSRNHRKVVTRHVWEDSKEWVRSNRLSPSGKQLYRKRKETIERSFADAKELHGFRYCRLRGLPNIKEQALMTAAVQNMKKIAIPPGSPGETGVTPCSSRYQTIMM; from the exons ATGCTGCGATCTCATCGAGACAAACAACAATCCTTTGAATTGGTTTCTCTGGAAGAACTGGTACCACAAGATCATTTGCTTCGCAAAGTGGATAAATATATAGACTTCTCCTTTATTCATGAGAAGGTAAGCCCCTTGTATTGTGCAGACAACGGGCGTCCTGCCATTGATCCTACCGTGTTATTTAAAATGATCTTTCTCGGTTATTTCTATGGCATTCGCTCAGAACGGCAACTCGAGCGAGAAATTCAGACGAACCTGGCTTATCGCTGGTTTCTGGGGCTGGGCTTAACCGATAAGGTTCCAGACCACACCACCATAAGCTGGAATCGTCGCACTCGCTTTAAAGATACCACGATCTTTCAAGATATCTTCGATGAAATTGTGCTGCAGGCGATCTCTCACCGAATGGTGGGCGGACGTGTTCTTGTCACCGATTCCACACACGTCAAAGCCAATGCCAACAAACATCAGTACACCAAAGAGCGAGTATTGCAGAATACCAAAGACTATATGGATGAGCTGAACGTAGCGGTGAAGGAAGACCGGAGAAACCATGGAAAAAAGC CGTTAAAATCCCGAGAGGAAGTGAACGAAGAAAAAGAAGTGAAAGTGAGCAAAACAGACCCGGACAGCGGCTATATGATCCGTGATGGCAAGCCTGAAGGCTTCTTCTATCTGGACCACCGTACGGTGGATATGAAGTACAATCTGATTACCGATGTGCATGTGACGGCGGGGAATGTACATTATTCCGTCCCCTATTTGTCCCGTTTGGATCGCCAAAGAGAACGTTTTGGTTTTCAAGTCGAAGCCGTTGCACTAGACTCAGGTTATTTAACGACGCCAATTTGCCGAGGTTTGCAAAACCGAAAGATTTTTGCCGTGATTGCTCACCGAAGATTCCATCCTAGACAAGGACTGTTTCCGAAATGGAAGTTTGAATACGATGCCAAATGCAATGTGTATAGATGCCCAGCCCAACAGGAACTGCCTTACCGAACGACGGACCGTAAGGGATACCGGCAGTATGCGTCTGACCCAGTTCAGTGTCGGCATTGCCCACTGCTGGATCGATGCACCCAGTCTCGAAACCACCGTAAAGTGGTGACTCGGCATGTCTGGGAAGACAGCAAAGAGTGGGTACGGAGCAACCGGCTGAGCCCATCCGGGAAACAGCTGTACCGTAAACGAAAAGAGACCATTGAGCGAAGCTTCGCGGATGCCAAAGAGCTCCATGGGTTTCGCTATTGCCGTTTGCGCGGACTTCCGAACATCAAGGAACAAGCTCTCATGACGGCAGCCGTGCAGAACATGAAGAAGATAGCGATCCCACCTGGATCGCCTGGAGAAACAGGGGTAACACCCTGTTCTTCCAGATACCAGACTATTATGATGTAA
- the nfsA gene encoding oxygen-insensitive NADPH nitroreductase, whose translation MNNTLKLLHNHTSIRSYTNQPLTQEQREEIFKAANQTSSFSLLQAVSIIRITDPDLRRKVMQLSVNQPYIEQAAEFWIFCSDFHRNHQIAPEVDLEYIEFLLIGSFDAGLMAQNALMAAESMGLGGVFIGGVRSNINELSDILNLPKYVIPLVGLCIGSPSGNKPELKPRLPKSMVLHENQYQTLDKLKLATYDKTMLKYYENRPVKAPFSAKKVKGWSDHIHDHLQRSIQPQMMDYLHKQGYAKK comes from the coding sequence ATGAATAATACCCTTAAATTACTTCATAATCATACGTCCATTCGTTCTTATACAAATCAACCACTGACACAAGAACAACGAGAAGAAATCTTTAAGGCAGCTAATCAAACATCATCATTCAGTCTTTTGCAGGCCGTTTCTATTATTAGAATTACAGATCCAGATCTTCGAAGAAAGGTGATGCAACTTTCGGTTAATCAACCTTATATTGAACAAGCTGCAGAGTTCTGGATTTTTTGTTCAGATTTCCACCGGAATCATCAAATAGCTCCTGAAGTTGACCTTGAATATATAGAGTTCCTTTTAATCGGCTCATTCGATGCCGGGCTTATGGCACAAAATGCTTTAATGGCAGCAGAATCCATGGGACTTGGTGGCGTTTTTATTGGTGGGGTGAGAAGTAACATTAACGAACTATCTGACATTTTGAATTTACCGAAGTATGTGATTCCTTTGGTGGGACTATGTATTGGTAGTCCATCTGGAAATAAACCTGAACTCAAGCCAAGGTTGCCTAAATCCATGGTTTTACATGAAAACCAGTATCAAACACTCGATAAACTGAAATTAGCAACTTATGATAAGACCATGTTGAAGTATTATGAAAATCGACCTGTAAAGGCCCCTTTCTCAGCGAAAAAAGTAAAAGGATGGAGTGACCACATCCATGATCATCTGCAAAGAAGTATTCAGCCACAAATGATGGACTATCTCCACAAACAGGGATATGCCAAAAAATGA
- a CDS encoding GH32 C-terminal domain-containing protein, whose amino-acid sequence MKDKSKFAICLLMATGLALTSMGVFTSSPATGWAVFADQEASKQAKEELSIFENATKLNTNLTGWQVKGKGLLEYTSEGILLTSQPKENVTAISETVSDDFIYEADVMIRDTKAVATLLFRSNEDGFSSYKLQIIPDTGLIRLRDARNGDGKLKEERKVSVEAGQIYHLKVKAVGSSLKVYWGNQYKPLIDVQDITYRSGKLGLHVWDGSALFSNIVVSDLKGNLGTVVASKGKWQPDISGKRGTIAHESKAQQIYNKQAADIVYEGNITLLPDSVAALAFRSSADGADGYEATLTKEGDQVRVSLTNTKGTVIASSLRTYPSQMGAKHHVEIKAKGNRIQVFLDGYTTAAIDVKDSTYTNGNTGIVVKQGTAYFQDTYVTELSQYYNEIYRPQYHYTPIRGSASDPNGLVYFEGEYHLFHQDGGTWAHAVSKDLLNWKRLPIALPWNDHGHVWSGSAVADMTNASGLFGDSGGKGLIAYYTSFNPDGPNGNQRIGLAYSKDQGRTWEYSKDRPIVIENPGKSGEDPGGWDFRDPKVIYDDENNRWVMVVSGGDNIRFYTSTNLLDWTLTDNWGYGDYVRGGVWECPDLFQLPVDGTSQKKWVMMISTGANPKTGGSDAEYFIGHLTADGKFVNDNSAGKVLRTDFGKEFYASMSFANMPDHRRVMMAWMTNWDYPFAFPTTNWKGELTIPREVSLVTTEDGIRMAQSPIKELESLRKPLYSASNKGVSPSSGNLLKGIISGAYEIEAEIEIPEASTVTEFGFNLREGTNQKTVVGYTASESKMFLDRTASGVTDFSSLFNKKHEAPMQMENNRVKMRILVNESSVEAFGNGGKVVFSDVIFPNPASRAMSFYVKGGNVNVVSLKVHQLLSVWNEDINSKAQIKMDTRVRELGIGESDTLQAMVEYRPGFGVQPLKWESSNKEVIAIDVIDNSQAVIEAKKEGESTITVSTPDGKASASVLVKVTGGEFRTNLSGWTKDLSAASWLVSENGIRGNYFSDANYIAKEKAENFTYEADMMLGETGGAGSILFRASEDGRSGYYLNLDPNMKAIRLFYKINGGFEERQVLAKVPTFIQPCQTYKVKIEANGPHIVVYVDRQKVIDVMDGTFAEGHFGLHVFGGYASYQNVNVSNEEPANIIMSAL is encoded by the coding sequence ATGAAAGATAAATCTAAATTCGCAATATGTCTTCTGATGGCAACGGGGTTAGCTCTGACTTCAATGGGCGTTTTTACATCTAGTCCGGCTACGGGTTGGGCTGTGTTCGCTGATCAGGAAGCAAGTAAACAGGCAAAGGAGGAGCTTTCTATTTTTGAAAACGCTACCAAATTAAACACCAATTTGACAGGCTGGCAAGTGAAAGGGAAAGGGTTATTAGAGTATACTTCAGAAGGAATCTTGCTGACTTCGCAGCCTAAAGAAAATGTAACGGCCATCTCCGAGACGGTGTCCGATGATTTTATCTATGAAGCTGATGTCATGATCAGGGATACGAAGGCAGTCGCAACGTTGTTGTTCCGTTCTAATGAGGATGGCTTTAGCTCGTACAAACTCCAAATCATTCCGGATACAGGTCTGATTCGGTTAAGAGATGCAAGGAATGGAGATGGGAAATTAAAGGAGGAGCGTAAAGTTTCTGTTGAAGCGGGTCAGATTTATCATCTCAAAGTGAAGGCAGTGGGTTCCTCGCTAAAAGTATATTGGGGCAATCAATATAAACCTTTGATTGATGTTCAGGACATTACGTATCGAAGCGGAAAGCTGGGACTTCATGTATGGGATGGATCCGCCTTGTTTTCGAACATCGTGGTGAGCGATCTGAAGGGTAATTTGGGTACAGTGGTTGCAAGTAAGGGAAAATGGCAGCCTGATATCAGCGGCAAAAGAGGGACGATAGCACATGAGAGCAAGGCACAGCAAATCTATAACAAACAGGCGGCTGATATTGTGTATGAAGGGAATATTACCCTTCTTCCTGATTCTGTTGCGGCTCTCGCATTTCGTTCCTCCGCCGATGGAGCTGATGGATATGAAGCTACTCTTACGAAGGAAGGAGATCAGGTCCGTGTAAGTTTGACGAATACGAAAGGAACAGTAATTGCAAGTTCACTGCGTACTTATCCGAGTCAGATGGGAGCCAAACATCATGTGGAGATCAAGGCAAAGGGAAATCGAATTCAGGTCTTCCTGGACGGATACACTACGGCCGCGATTGACGTGAAAGATTCAACCTACACGAATGGAAATACCGGAATCGTCGTCAAACAGGGGACGGCTTACTTCCAGGATACTTATGTGACGGAATTGAGCCAATATTATAACGAAATATATCGTCCTCAGTATCACTACACGCCAATACGTGGTTCAGCAAGTGATCCGAATGGACTTGTCTACTTCGAAGGAGAATATCATCTCTTCCATCAGGATGGAGGCACATGGGCGCATGCTGTCAGTAAAGATTTGCTGAACTGGAAGCGGCTTCCGATTGCACTTCCGTGGAATGATCACGGACATGTCTGGTCTGGATCGGCTGTTGCGGATATGACGAATGCATCCGGTTTATTCGGGGATTCAGGAGGCAAGGGCCTTATTGCATATTATACTTCCTTTAATCCGGATGGCCCGAATGGGAACCAGCGTATAGGTCTGGCATACAGCAAGGACCAAGGTCGCACTTGGGAATATTCGAAGGACCGCCCGATCGTGATCGAGAACCCAGGTAAGAGCGGAGAAGACCCTGGGGGATGGGATTTCCGCGATCCTAAAGTGATCTATGATGACGAGAATAACCGATGGGTTATGGTTGTGTCCGGAGGAGATAATATTCGTTTCTATACGTCAACGAATTTACTTGACTGGACATTGACAGATAATTGGGGATACGGGGATTACGTCCGCGGAGGTGTATGGGAATGCCCTGATTTGTTCCAGCTTCCGGTAGACGGAACGTCACAGAAGAAGTGGGTTATGATGATCAGTACGGGAGCGAATCCAAAAACTGGTGGATCAGATGCCGAGTATTTTATCGGTCATTTAACAGCTGATGGTAAATTCGTGAATGATAATTCGGCGGGTAAAGTGCTAAGAACAGATTTTGGTAAAGAATTTTACGCTTCGATGTCTTTTGCTAACATGCCTGATCATCGCAGAGTGATGATGGCGTGGATGACGAATTGGGACTATCCGTTCGCTTTCCCAACGACGAATTGGAAAGGTGAACTAACCATTCCGAGAGAAGTATCATTGGTAACGACCGAAGATGGAATTCGGATGGCACAAAGTCCAATTAAAGAATTGGAATCATTGCGTAAACCGTTGTACTCTGCTTCTAATAAAGGGGTGAGTCCTTCTTCCGGGAACCTGCTAAAAGGCATTATTTCAGGTGCTTACGAAATTGAAGCTGAAATTGAAATCCCTGAAGCCAGCACAGTGACCGAGTTCGGCTTTAACCTTCGTGAGGGTACAAATCAGAAGACGGTTGTGGGTTATACCGCAAGCGAGAGTAAAATGTTTCTGGACCGAACTGCATCTGGAGTAACGGACTTTTCCAGCCTTTTCAATAAAAAACATGAAGCGCCGATGCAAATGGAGAATAATCGGGTCAAGATGCGTATTCTTGTGAATGAGTCTTCCGTTGAAGCCTTTGGTAACGGCGGCAAAGTCGTCTTTTCAGATGTTATATTTCCGAATCCAGCCAGTAGAGCGATGAGTTTTTACGTGAAAGGAGGGAATGTGAACGTTGTTTCCTTGAAAGTGCATCAACTTCTATCCGTCTGGAATGAGGACATTAATTCAAAAGCTCAAATAAAGATGGATACGAGGGTTCGAGAACTGGGTATAGGGGAGTCGGACACACTGCAGGCAATGGTCGAGTATAGACCAGGTTTTGGCGTTCAACCGCTTAAGTGGGAGTCCAGCAATAAAGAAGTAATAGCCATAGACGTAATAGACAATTCGCAGGCGGTTATTGAGGCGAAAAAAGAAGGGGAGTCCACGATCACCGTATCTACTCCGGATGGTAAAGCATCCGCTAGTGTGCTCGTTAAAGTCACAGGCGGTGAGTTCCGGACAAACCTGAGTGGATGGACCAAAGATCTGTCTGCTGCTTCATGGTTAGTTAGCGAGAATGGGATTCGTGGTAATTATTTCAGCGATGCGAATTATATCGCTAAAGAGAAGGCTGAGAATTTTACGTATGAAGCAGACATGATGCTTGGTGAAACAGGAGGGGCAGGTTCTATTTTGTTCAGGGCTAGCGAGGATGGGCGCAGTGGTTACTATCTGAATCTAGACCCTAACATGAAGGCGATCCGTCTGTTCTATAAAATTAATGGAGGATTTGAAGAACGGCAGGTTCTTGCGAAAGTACCGACTTTCATTCAGCCATGTCAAACTTATAAGGTGAAAATAGAAGCGAATGGGCCGCATATTGTAGTTTATGTGGATAGACAAAAAGTCATAGATGTAATGGATGGCACTTTTGCAGAAGGCCACTTTGGACTTCATGTATTTGGCGGCTACGCATCTTATCAAAACGTCAATGTGAGCAACGAAGAACCTGCAAACATCATCATGTCAGCCTTGTAA
- a CDS encoding MarR family winged helix-turn-helix transcriptional regulator, with product MTDQVDCDIRQSLDRISSQMRRNYSESLRELNLYVGQDNLLYRLWLGDGVTQMQLCEHLKCEPPTVTNMVKSLEQNGFIYRKRDEQDARIMRIFLTDKGKELETPVEVKWRQQQEKLLQSISTEDRLILRQLMQQMENNLS from the coding sequence ATGACAGATCAAGTGGATTGTGATATTCGTCAGTCGTTAGATCGAATCTCCTCCCAAATGCGTCGAAATTATAGTGAATCTCTCAGGGAACTTAACCTTTATGTAGGGCAAGATAATTTGCTGTATCGTCTGTGGTTGGGTGATGGGGTAACACAAATGCAACTATGTGAACACTTAAAATGCGAACCGCCTACGGTAACGAACATGGTTAAATCATTGGAGCAGAACGGATTTATATATCGTAAACGTGATGAACAAGATGCAAGAATAATGCGCATTTTCCTAACGGACAAAGGCAAAGAATTAGAGACACCGGTTGAGGTCAAATGGAGACAACAGCAGGAAAAACTACTTCAATCCATTTCTACGGAAGATCGGCTGATATTAAGACAATTAATGCAACAAATGGAGAATAATCTATCATGA
- a CDS encoding winged helix-turn-helix transcriptional regulator, whose product MRVCNEGFDKEFMDEKRDMYAIAFTQNVLSGRWKYFILWYLKGETRRYTDIKKFLGGLSQGSLTKQLKELENDGVIKRNVYPEVPPRVEYSLTGKGIKLLPILEKMEEFGKEYGEKP is encoded by the coding sequence ATGAGGGTCTGTAATGAAGGATTTGATAAAGAATTTATGGATGAAAAAAGGGATATGTACGCGATAGCATTTACCCAAAATGTTCTTTCAGGACGTTGGAAATATTTTATATTATGGTATTTAAAAGGAGAAACACGCCGTTATACGGATATAAAAAAATTTCTTGGAGGTTTATCACAAGGCTCTCTCACAAAGCAGCTTAAAGAGTTGGAGAACGATGGAGTTATTAAACGTAATGTTTATCCGGAAGTTCCTCCGCGAGTAGAGTATTCATTAACAGGCAAGGGAATCAAATTACTACCGATCCTTGAGAAGATGGAGGAATTCGGTAAGGAATACGGCGAAAAACCTTAA
- a CDS encoding SDR family oxidoreductase — translation MKLLKPSDEDLKFFFLQFATDQIRINLIQPGPIQTNIVTKALSEKAIEERAQQVPIKRLGQSQEVANLALFLASDEASYITGAHHELMEDCL, via the coding sequence ATGAAATTGTTAAAACCATCGGATGAAGATCTCAAATTTTTTTTCCTACAGTTTGCCACTGATCAAATTCGGATAAATCTAATTCAACCAGGACCTATACAAACAAACATTGTGACTAAAGCTCTAAGTGAAAAGGCAATTGAAGAACGGGCACAACAAGTTCCCATCAAAAGATTAGGTCAGTCTCAAGAGGTAGCGAACCTTGCTTTGTTTCTTGCGAGTGATGAAGCCTCTTATATTACGGGTGCTCATCATGAATTGATGGAGGATTGTCTGTAA